A genomic stretch from Telmatocola sphagniphila includes:
- a CDS encoding DUF1573 domain-containing protein, producing MTEIQATTFSRLSRLVLTGIMILIAVLILLFVGVFSAESKQIDLTSINKSDYNNNEYPNFFTKELPPVIIDDDDAELISTTFTVKNDRERAITFSPVRMSCSCQDAELSKQTLQPGESTILRMGLRPATRSGAQKITCAIDEIGGDTKTFELRTTIYRKAQFSEPVIHFGMVDPLSVYEKSFAITFAATTETQLPKNIVFSSQGTVISKINEVIEPMKDGCWVKRISATSKLIAPTELGSGGSNLTATYSIGTESPQMQSIQVDWFVRSPFSVSPSRVGILPAEVKDAKQSKSDATFKFGLQQINPSK from the coding sequence ATGACAGAGATTCAGGCAACAACCTTTAGTAGGCTCTCACGATTAGTATTAACTGGTATCATGATTTTGATCGCCGTACTTATTTTACTATTTGTTGGTGTTTTTTCTGCCGAATCCAAACAAATAGATTTAACATCTATCAATAAATCGGACTATAATAATAATGAATATCCTAATTTTTTTACCAAAGAACTCCCACCTGTAATCATAGATGATGATGATGCCGAACTAATTTCGACAACGTTCACAGTAAAAAATGATAGAGAACGGGCGATCACTTTTTCTCCTGTGAGGATGTCTTGTTCATGTCAGGATGCTGAACTCAGTAAGCAAACTTTACAACCGGGCGAATCGACGATACTGCGCATGGGACTGAGACCCGCGACCCGATCAGGTGCTCAAAAGATCACCTGTGCTATCGATGAAATAGGTGGCGATACAAAAACGTTCGAACTTCGGACTACGATCTATCGAAAAGCCCAATTTTCAGAACCGGTGATTCATTTCGGAATGGTTGATCCTTTATCAGTATACGAGAAGTCGTTCGCGATCACATTTGCAGCGACTACCGAAACACAACTACCGAAGAATATCGTTTTCTCATCTCAAGGTACCGTAATATCGAAAATAAATGAGGTCATAGAGCCAATGAAGGATGGCTGTTGGGTCAAGCGGATATCCGCCACTAGCAAACTGATAGCACCGACGGAACTCGGATCAGGCGGATCGAATTTGACGGCTACATACTCAATCGGTACAGAATCGCCGCAAATGCAATCTATCCAAGTCGATTGGTTTGTCCGATCGCCGTTTTCTGTCAGTCCATCTCGAGTAGGGATACTGCCTGCCGAAGTTAAAGACGCAAAGCAAAGCAAATCAGACGCAACCTTCAAATTCGGTCTTCAACAAATAAACCCTTCAAAATAA
- a CDS encoding LPXTG cell wall anchor domain-containing protein has protein sequence MKYNWPFRDCGTVVAICILLVLCPNICHALSDDEQITRSAIIGYSSNIESFSFYTVKFQFTSAKSSTHEDAIQGKWEGAKSYIGVHTVDGEFESYEHDGKPPPKISAPSNGKAKGGVFFQQINDFMEEKYIRSPSGTAKYTRGIDAINLRRLDTDDPFDFATPLSMGFLGHRFTRGPDKLLQDKSNFEPSFLGRMERNGKHLIGVRFTEPRYGQIHDFFFDPTQGFLVAYYELRVDNKLNCRALLLEAKEVAPNRWFPMRTMMIYEPSLAGSGKCLVYEIKTLTLDVDRRPKPEDISCSFPAGTQVFVVGEKGLFYLKQNETVTAYGLAELFDKVDKSTKLSVMDTALIAQRPNFKRQIWFSLFGALLVLIGGVWLWLRKKQNTNA, from the coding sequence ATGAAATACAATTGGCCCTTTCGCGACTGCGGTACCGTTGTCGCAATCTGCATTTTACTTGTCTTGTGCCCGAATATTTGCCATGCACTTTCTGATGATGAGCAAATCACTCGGTCGGCAATAATAGGATATTCATCTAATATTGAGTCGTTTTCGTTTTACACAGTTAAATTCCAATTCACATCTGCAAAATCTTCAACTCATGAAGATGCTATACAAGGAAAGTGGGAAGGCGCAAAGTCATATATTGGCGTTCATACTGTGGATGGTGAATTCGAATCTTACGAACACGATGGAAAACCTCCACCTAAAATATCGGCCCCTTCAAATGGCAAAGCAAAAGGTGGTGTGTTTTTCCAACAAATAAATGACTTTATGGAAGAAAAGTATATTCGATCTCCATCGGGCACAGCAAAGTATACTCGGGGTATTGATGCTATTAACTTGCGGCGGTTAGATACTGATGACCCATTTGACTTTGCGACGCCACTATCGATGGGATTTTTAGGCCACCGATTTACACGTGGCCCAGACAAACTTTTGCAAGATAAATCAAATTTTGAACCTTCATTCTTGGGGAGAATGGAAAGAAATGGTAAGCACTTGATCGGCGTGCGTTTTACTGAGCCTAGATACGGTCAAATTCACGATTTCTTTTTCGATCCGACTCAAGGCTTCTTGGTCGCCTATTATGAACTTCGCGTGGATAATAAATTGAATTGCCGTGCTCTATTATTAGAGGCTAAGGAAGTAGCACCGAATCGATGGTTTCCAATGCGGACGATGATGATTTACGAACCCTCATTAGCCGGTTCAGGCAAATGTTTAGTCTATGAGATCAAAACACTCACCCTTGATGTAGACCGTCGACCAAAACCTGAAGATATTTCATGTAGTTTTCCCGCAGGTACTCAAGTATTTGTTGTCGGTGAGAAAGGTTTGTTCTATTTAAAACAAAACGAGACAGTTACGGCGTATGGTTTGGCAGAATTATTCGATAAAGTTGATAAATCGACAAAATTATCTGTCATGGATACCGCACTCATCGCTCAGCGCCCAAATTTTAAAAGGCAAATTTGGTTTTCGCTTTTTGGTGCTCTTCTCGTCCTCATTGGAGGGGTTTGGTTATGGCTCCGCAAAAAGCAAAACACAAATGCGTAA
- a CDS encoding DUF1559 domain-containing protein produces MAPQKAKHKCVSRLGITLLELLVVISIITVLCGLLLSGIQNVRSAATRSDCQNRMRQIGLALHQYHYSNLSFPAGVTNRNDPYLYLSWNARILPYLERNDLWQQTVQNYAKSPLTLLNPPYHVTLSTPVEAYRCPNADRMTGKTPEGVDVAFTWYLGVLGSDATLANGVLYANSKVRLTDISDGTSQTIFVGERPPSPDSRWGWWYAGVGQNGTGSGDMILGAAEYNNSFRLPECTHGPHLFKQGKLDNMCDTLHFWSLHPGGANFTFVDGSVKFLTYSANKILSALSTRAGGESFDVP; encoded by the coding sequence ATGGCTCCGCAAAAAGCAAAACACAAATGCGTAAGCCGATTAGGTATTACCCTTCTCGAGCTTCTTGTTGTGATTTCAATAATTACTGTTCTTTGTGGATTACTGTTATCCGGCATTCAAAATGTTCGCAGTGCTGCAACACGCTCCGATTGTCAAAATCGAATGAGGCAAATCGGTCTCGCTCTTCACCAGTATCACTATTCCAATTTAAGCTTCCCGGCCGGAGTTACAAATCGGAACGACCCATACCTCTATCTAAGTTGGAATGCCCGCATTCTCCCTTATCTGGAAAGAAACGATCTTTGGCAGCAAACGGTTCAAAACTATGCAAAAAGCCCACTAACATTATTAAATCCTCCTTACCATGTTACCCTTTCTACACCCGTAGAAGCGTACCGGTGTCCGAATGCTGATCGAATGACCGGTAAAACTCCAGAAGGAGTCGATGTGGCATTTACCTGGTATCTCGGGGTATTGGGAAGTGATGCTACACTTGCAAATGGAGTTCTCTATGCCAATTCAAAAGTTCGATTAACCGATATTAGCGATGGTACGAGTCAGACAATTTTCGTAGGCGAGCGCCCTCCCAGTCCTGATTCGCGATGGGGCTGGTGGTATGCAGGAGTTGGCCAAAATGGCACTGGGTCCGGTGACATGATTCTTGGAGCGGCAGAATATAACAATTCATTTCGACTTCCGGAATGCACTCATGGACCACATCTTTTTAAACAGGGCAAACTCGATAATATGTGCGACACCTTGCATTTCTGGTCTCTCCATCCAGGCGGGGCAAATTTTACCTTTGTTGATGGATCGGTAAAGTTTTTGACATATTCAGCAAACAAAATCCTGTCTGCACTAAGCACCCGTGCGGGTGGGGAATCTTTTGATGTTCCGTGA
- a CDS encoding serine/threonine protein kinase: MSDLSLQCLVESLSDRRLLNSERNKEFNEQILALCEEPRIIASELIYRGWLTPFQLEMIVQNKARKLFLGSYTLLEPLGSGSMGKVYLARNWKTQKTVALKLIRDELASNELAVRRFQREIRALSKVNHPNIVSVYDADAVSDVIYYAMELVEGIDLGRVLQKSGPLNVARACEFAQQVALALESLYQAGLVHRDIKPSNLLLAKREQHIKLLDLGLARFQPDHQQYSGNLTRLGILIGTPDYISPEQIQDPRSATIRSDLYSLGCTLYHLLAGRAPFESVPVVDKLYHQCFSQPKPIEQLRGDLPKPLVKLIHRLLEKKPRRRYRRPAHVAWALEDVMRLLAPFDSNTNIVLESKLVRKFEKFEENLMPATECFKEIPTPKLLKKFSDTDSHHSLQLGV; encoded by the coding sequence ATGTCGGATCTCAGCTTACAGTGTTTGGTTGAGTCGTTGTCAGATCGACGGCTCCTGAACTCGGAACGAAACAAAGAATTCAACGAGCAGATTCTTGCGCTCTGCGAGGAGCCGCGAATCATTGCTTCCGAATTGATCTATCGCGGCTGGCTTACCCCATTTCAACTGGAAATGATCGTTCAAAACAAGGCTCGAAAGCTATTTTTGGGGTCTTATACGCTGCTGGAACCGCTGGGCTCCGGTAGTATGGGAAAGGTCTACCTGGCTCGCAACTGGAAGACCCAGAAGACGGTTGCTCTGAAACTGATTCGGGATGAACTGGCCTCCAATGAATTGGCCGTGCGAAGATTTCAGCGCGAGATTCGAGCCCTCAGTAAGGTGAACCATCCCAATATCGTGTCGGTTTATGATGCCGATGCGGTGAGCGATGTGATTTACTACGCCATGGAACTGGTCGAGGGAATCGACCTGGGTCGGGTGTTGCAAAAGAGCGGCCCATTGAATGTGGCCCGGGCTTGCGAATTTGCTCAGCAGGTAGCTCTGGCGCTGGAAAGTCTGTACCAGGCAGGGCTGGTGCATCGCGACATCAAGCCTTCCAATCTGTTGCTGGCAAAAAGGGAACAGCACATTAAACTGCTCGATCTGGGTCTGGCGCGTTTTCAGCCCGATCACCAGCAGTACTCGGGCAATTTGACGCGCTTGGGCATTCTGATCGGCACCCCCGATTACATCTCTCCCGAGCAGATTCAGGATCCGCGCTCGGCCACGATCCGTTCCGATCTCTACTCCCTGGGATGTACACTGTACCATTTGCTGGCCGGGCGAGCCCCTTTTGAATCGGTGCCGGTCGTCGACAAGTTATACCATCAGTGCTTCAGCCAGCCGAAGCCGATCGAGCAGCTTCGAGGCGATTTGCCCAAGCCGCTGGTGAAGCTCATTCATCGCCTGCTGGAGAAGAAGCCGCGCCGTCGTTATCGCCGTCCAGCGCATGTGGCCTGGGCTCTGGAAGATGTGATGCGTCTGCTGGCTCCGTTCGACAGCAATACGAACATTGTGCTGGAGTCGAAACTGGTGCGCAAATTCGAAAAGTTCGAGGAGAATCTGATGCCGGCCACCGAGTGCTTCAAGGAAATCCCGACGCCGAAATTGTTGAAGAAATTTTCGGACACCGATTCGCACCATAGTCTGCAGCTGGGGGTGTGA
- a CDS encoding DUF6800 family protein encodes MVERRAELKRRYHRKKKVPKLKAKLEKATSEQDKEKLIYKIHSLSPWINLAPAKQA; translated from the coding sequence ATGGTCGAACGTCGCGCGGAATTGAAGCGTCGCTATCACCGCAAGAAGAAAGTGCCTAAGTTGAAGGCCAAGTTGGAGAAGGCCACCAGCGAGCAGGACAAGGAAAAGCTGATCTACAAGATCCACTCCTTGAGCCCCTGGATTAACCTGGCTCCCGCCAAGCAAGCCTAA
- the aroA gene encoding 3-phosphoshikimate 1-carboxyvinyltransferase: MSEFVYPQALDIRPLHHPAKLTLRVPGSKSITNRALILAALSGDCAVTNALRSEDTEVMVDSLQKLRYLVETDWPVNRISVKSTADSLKKDAELFIGNSGTSMRFLTALCSLGQGRFRLDGIARMRERPIQDLLDCLKQLNVDAVSETQSGCPPVLLNARGLKGGHAKLNAELSSQFVSALLMVLPFAQGDSILELEGEIVSEPYIQMTVAMLQQNGIQIDTSTSGRFGIPGNQKLNCQVIDVEPDASSASYFFAAAAITGGTVRVEGLNEQSLQGDIKFADALAEMGCQVEKDPAGITVTGGKLHGIDIDMNAISDTVMTLAVVACYADKETEIRNVEHIRHKETDRIEAIGNELRRAGVEVEIWKEGLTIYPVEKFRATRFNTYNDHRMAMSLALLGLRSPGMRIKNPGCVAKTYPGFWQDFEKLYTE; the protein is encoded by the coding sequence ATGAGTGAGTTTGTCTATCCCCAGGCACTGGATATTCGCCCGCTGCACCACCCGGCGAAACTCACTCTGCGTGTGCCCGGCTCCAAAAGTATCACCAATCGGGCTCTGATTCTGGCGGCGCTGAGTGGCGATTGCGCGGTGACCAACGCACTGCGCAGCGAAGACACCGAAGTGATGGTCGACTCCCTTCAGAAGCTCCGCTACCTCGTAGAGACCGACTGGCCGGTCAACCGAATTTCCGTGAAGTCGACCGCCGATTCTCTGAAAAAAGATGCAGAACTATTCATCGGCAACTCGGGGACCTCCATGCGGTTCCTGACGGCCCTCTGCTCGCTGGGTCAAGGTCGGTTTCGACTGGATGGCATCGCCCGCATGCGCGAACGGCCGATTCAGGATCTCCTCGATTGTCTGAAGCAATTGAACGTCGATGCCGTCAGCGAAACCCAAAGTGGTTGCCCGCCGGTTCTGTTGAATGCCAGGGGACTAAAGGGCGGTCACGCCAAGCTGAACGCCGAGTTAAGCAGCCAGTTCGTCTCGGCCCTTCTGATGGTGCTGCCGTTTGCGCAGGGCGATTCGATTCTCGAATTGGAAGGGGAAATCGTTTCCGAACCCTACATCCAGATGACGGTTGCGATGCTTCAGCAGAACGGTATTCAAATCGATACTTCAACGAGTGGGCGGTTTGGAATTCCCGGCAATCAAAAGTTGAATTGCCAAGTGATCGACGTCGAGCCCGATGCTTCCTCGGCCAGCTACTTCTTCGCGGCCGCGGCCATCACCGGCGGTACGGTTCGCGTCGAAGGGCTGAACGAACAGAGTCTGCAGGGCGATATCAAATTCGCCGACGCGCTGGCGGAAATGGGCTGTCAGGTCGAGAAAGACCCGGCGGGCATCACGGTGACCGGCGGAAAACTGCACGGCATCGACATCGATATGAATGCGATCAGCGATACGGTGATGACGTTGGCCGTGGTCGCCTGCTATGCGGACAAGGAAACCGAGATCCGCAATGTGGAGCATATCCGCCACAAGGAAACCGATCGCATCGAGGCCATCGGGAACGAATTACGACGAGCCGGCGTGGAAGTGGAAATCTGGAAAGAGGGCCTGACGATATACCCCGTTGAGAAGTTCCGAGCTACGAGGTTCAACACCTACAACGATCATCGCATGGCCATGAGCTTGGCGCTTCTAGGTTTACGCAGCCCGGGGATGCGAATCAAAAATCCCGGGTGCGTGGCCAAGACCTACCCGGGTTTTTGGCAGGATTTTGAGAAGTTGTACACGGAATAG
- the truA gene encoding tRNA pseudouridine(38-40) synthase TruA: MRNIKFVLSYDGTDFKGWQTQPDCRTVQETLENAIKEITGEKVHVLGSGRTDAGVHAVGQVANFRTSSRLTPDAFLRAVTTKLPEDICIREASEVDYSFDSSRHAVRKLYRYIILDSPLKNPFMRKYAFRCKHRLDARKMAEACKAFLGTHDFHSFETNWPNRNTSIRTILHISVNRVGEFIWVDIEADGFLYNMVRSIVGTLIQIGRDRWPVDCVKKILEAQDRMEAGPTAPPEGLYLMRVSYE; encoded by the coding sequence ATGCGGAACATCAAATTCGTTCTGAGCTACGATGGAACCGACTTCAAGGGCTGGCAAACCCAGCCCGACTGTCGGACCGTGCAGGAAACGCTCGAGAACGCGATCAAGGAAATCACGGGCGAGAAAGTTCACGTTTTAGGCAGTGGCCGGACTGATGCCGGGGTGCACGCCGTCGGCCAGGTCGCCAATTTTCGGACTTCGAGTCGGCTTACTCCGGACGCTTTTTTGCGGGCCGTCACTACCAAGCTTCCTGAAGATATTTGCATTCGCGAGGCGAGCGAAGTCGATTACTCGTTCGATTCGTCCCGGCACGCCGTACGTAAGCTGTATCGCTACATCATTCTCGATAGCCCGCTGAAAAATCCCTTTATGCGGAAGTATGCCTTCCGCTGCAAGCATCGGCTCGATGCCCGTAAAATGGCCGAGGCTTGCAAGGCTTTTCTCGGCACCCACGACTTTCACAGCTTCGAAACCAACTGGCCTAACCGCAATACCAGCATTCGCACTATCCTGCACATTTCCGTGAACCGGGTAGGGGAATTCATCTGGGTCGATATCGAAGCCGATGGGTTTCTTTATAACATGGTCCGTTCCATAGTCGGCACCCTGATCCAGATTGGCCGGGATCGCTGGCCGGTCGATTGCGTGAAGAAAATCCTGGAAGCTCAGGATCGCATGGAAGCGGGGCCGACCGCACCCCCCGAAGGGCTCTACCTGATGCGAGTTTCTTATGAGTGA
- a CDS encoding aspartate-semialdehyde dehydrogenase, translated as MSVNVAVVGATGAVGELMRRVLLERQFPLKSIKFLASEKSAGKQIEFACEKHTVQLIRPEAFAGVQIVLSSTPSSVSKEMSPIAARHGAIVVDNSSAWRMDPQVPLVVPEVNPEELDHIPKGIVANPNCVAIPLCVALKPLQKISRIKRIIISTYQSSSGKGAKGLADFDAQLGPWVRGESVPKPTAHRAQLAGNVVTLDWTLDPNGYTEEENKVINETHKILGDSQIGISPTCVRVPVKISHSESINVEFFEPISVEQAKAALATAPGVILMDELKGEFPQPVHATGSDHTFVGRVRQDPGNINALNLWVVADNLRKGAASNAVQVAEELIRRGIVK; from the coding sequence GTGTCTGTGAACGTGGCGGTTGTCGGCGCTACCGGTGCGGTAGGCGAGTTGATGCGAAGGGTCCTTCTGGAACGTCAATTCCCTCTGAAATCGATCAAATTCCTGGCTTCCGAGAAATCGGCCGGTAAACAGATCGAGTTCGCCTGCGAGAAACATACCGTTCAACTGATCCGTCCCGAAGCGTTCGCCGGGGTGCAGATCGTTCTTTCGAGCACGCCGTCTTCCGTCAGCAAGGAAATGAGCCCGATCGCCGCCCGACATGGCGCGATAGTGGTCGATAACTCCTCGGCCTGGCGTATGGATCCGCAGGTTCCCCTCGTGGTGCCGGAAGTCAATCCCGAAGAGCTCGACCACATCCCCAAGGGAATCGTCGCCAACCCCAACTGCGTGGCCATTCCCTTGTGCGTTGCCCTGAAACCCTTACAAAAAATTTCGCGCATCAAGCGCATCATTATCTCCACCTATCAGTCCTCCTCCGGCAAAGGGGCCAAGGGACTCGCCGATTTCGATGCACAACTCGGGCCGTGGGTCCGCGGCGAAAGCGTCCCCAAGCCGACGGCTCACCGCGCTCAACTGGCCGGGAACGTCGTGACGCTCGACTGGACGCTCGATCCCAACGGCTACACCGAGGAAGAGAACAAGGTCATCAACGAGACGCACAAGATCCTCGGAGACAGCCAGATCGGCATTTCCCCGACCTGTGTGCGCGTGCCGGTGAAAATCAGCCATAGCGAATCGATCAATGTCGAATTCTTCGAACCGATCTCGGTCGAGCAGGCCAAGGCCGCGCTGGCGACGGCCCCCGGCGTGATTCTGATGGATGAGCTCAAGGGCGAATTCCCTCAGCCGGTGCACGCCACCGGATCGGATCACACGTTTGTCGGCCGGGTGCGTCAAGATCCGGGAAATATCAACGCCCTTAACCTCTGGGTCGTGGCCGATAACCTGCGAAAAGGCGCGGCCTCCAACGCGGTTCAAGTCGCCGAGGAATTGATCCGCCGCGGAATCGTGAAATGA
- a CDS encoding BON domain-containing protein: MNAATFLPTTSDSAILKVLRETVVESTDVLVEESEDQVVLQGSVPSYTAKQAAQEAVRSHLGTRKLLNRLKVYRI; the protein is encoded by the coding sequence ATGAACGCGGCAACCTTTTTACCAACCACCTCCGACAGCGCCATCCTAAAAGTTCTTCGCGAAACCGTTGTCGAAAGCACCGATGTCCTGGTAGAGGAATCGGAAGATCAAGTGGTTTTGCAAGGATCGGTTCCCAGCTACACCGCCAAGCAGGCTGCCCAGGAAGCCGTGCGAAGCCACTTGGGCACCCGCAAGCTTCTGAACCGCCTGAAGGTCTACCGCATCTGA
- a CDS encoding glycoside hydrolase family 16 protein — MRYPLLCLALLFNLFACVAFAQDDAVAKNLDAAKDRYDKALREWYTSVSNWLDQREEAARKESNNKTAELIKLDRQAFLDKDETPESLPNPLKQDISDARKTLIAAYETAIKEYTKASKDTEATAVEKELAAFKAKIAVSNGDPLRRKLNAAKATYISEMEKYLNASRDWFEHREEAARKDGNKKLVDQIKAEWLLFHDKGDLPKSAQPPLSLKAKSLRTALENSFTSVVKEYKKLKKDELATAAEKELKEVANWKLTVEAVAAITRENNEEKIQKQLREEMKPAVKLPEGYKLVWNDEFDGTKVDVEKWNLKRDNWVGHPVSKDSIYLDGKGHMILEIKKINQAVFGGLAMSNGKWKYGYFETRMRTQQLKGHFADFALLGDRVGWISIFHYVKAPEEPIGGKTIQFSHANGGTTNFVPKLETYLKQISSIKAFQGIGEDYHIHSLLWTEKECVFYLNGIEILRAHDPKINDELAIELLLSEDRNDLAAQDNRKPPYLMSVDYVRVFQKP, encoded by the coding sequence ATGAGATACCCACTCTTATGTTTGGCCTTATTATTCAATTTGTTCGCCTGCGTCGCCTTCGCTCAGGACGATGCCGTTGCCAAAAATCTCGATGCGGCCAAGGATCGCTACGACAAGGCACTGCGGGAGTGGTACACCTCGGTTAGCAATTGGCTCGACCAGCGTGAGGAAGCAGCCCGAAAAGAAAGCAACAATAAGACGGCCGAGTTGATCAAGTTGGATCGACAAGCTTTTCTGGACAAAGATGAAACTCCCGAATCATTACCGAATCCCCTCAAACAGGATATTTCCGACGCACGCAAGACTTTGATCGCGGCCTACGAAACGGCCATCAAAGAGTATACTAAAGCCTCTAAAGATACCGAAGCCACGGCCGTCGAGAAAGAACTGGCCGCATTCAAAGCGAAGATCGCGGTCAGTAATGGAGACCCCCTCCGTCGCAAGCTCAACGCAGCCAAGGCGACTTACATCTCCGAAATGGAAAAGTATCTGAACGCATCCCGGGACTGGTTCGAGCATCGGGAAGAGGCGGCTCGAAAAGACGGTAACAAAAAGCTCGTAGATCAGATAAAAGCCGAGTGGCTGCTTTTCCATGATAAGGGTGACTTGCCCAAATCGGCTCAGCCTCCTTTGAGCTTAAAAGCCAAGTCGCTCCGCACGGCCCTGGAGAACAGCTTCACGTCGGTCGTGAAAGAGTACAAGAAACTCAAGAAGGACGAACTGGCGACTGCGGCCGAGAAGGAGCTAAAGGAAGTTGCGAATTGGAAGCTGACGGTAGAGGCGGTGGCTGCGATCACGCGGGAAAACAACGAGGAAAAGATCCAGAAACAGTTGCGAGAGGAGATGAAACCGGCGGTTAAATTGCCCGAAGGTTACAAACTAGTTTGGAATGACGAATTCGACGGGACGAAAGTAGACGTTGAGAAATGGAATTTAAAAAGAGATAATTGGGTCGGACATCCGGTATCAAAAGATTCGATCTACCTGGATGGTAAGGGGCACATGATTCTGGAAATTAAGAAAATCAATCAGGCCGTGTTCGGCGGTTTAGCGATGTCTAATGGCAAATGGAAATATGGTTACTTCGAAACACGAATGCGAACCCAACAATTGAAAGGCCATTTTGCAGACTTTGCTTTACTAGGAGATCGTGTGGGATGGATTAGCATCTTTCACTATGTAAAAGCTCCTGAGGAACCGATTGGTGGTAAGACTATTCAGTTCAGCCATGCTAATGGTGGAACAACCAATTTTGTACCCAAGCTCGAAACTTATCTCAAGCAAATTTCCAGTATAAAGGCATTTCAAGGGATTGGAGAAGATTACCATATTCATTCTCTTCTCTGGACGGAAAAGGAATGCGTTTTCTACCTGAATGGCATTGAAATTCTTCGGGCACATGACCCCAAAATTAACGATGAATTGGCTATCGAACTGCTACTTTCGGAAGACAGGAACGATCTTGCAGCACAAGACAATCGTAAGCCTCCCTATCTGATGTCAGTCGACTACGTGCGGGTTTTTCAGAAGCCCTGA
- a CDS encoding glycoside hydrolase family 16 protein has product MEKYLNASRDWFEHREEAARKDGNKKLVDQIKAEWLLFHDKGDLPKSAQPPLSLKAKSLRTALENSFTSVVKEYKKLKKDELATAAEKELKEVANWKLTVEAVAAITRENNEEKIQKQLREEMKPAVKLPEGYKLVWNDEFDGTKVDASKWNSDRDNWNGLPLSKDSVYLDGKGHANIELKRVNQTLFGGCLTSKVKWKYGYFEARMRSQQLDGHFVGLSLLSEVTDCIDIFHYTKGAEQPLGGIVLNSSQPNMGKIDYLPKLASYAKQNTKLKATQGLGEDYHIHSLLWTEKEFIFYLNGIEIYRTEAVKIIKELKVEILFDGVRYDPSGNSERKPPYLTSVDYVRVFQKP; this is encoded by the coding sequence ATGGAAAAGTATCTGAACGCATCCCGGGACTGGTTCGAGCATCGGGAAGAGGCGGCTCGAAAAGACGGTAACAAAAAGCTCGTAGATCAGATAAAAGCCGAGTGGCTGCTTTTCCATGATAAGGGTGACTTGCCCAAATCGGCTCAGCCTCCTTTGAGCTTAAAAGCCAAGTCGCTCCGCACGGCCCTGGAGAACAGCTTCACGTCGGTCGTGAAAGAGTACAAGAAACTCAAGAAGGACGAACTGGCGACTGCGGCCGAGAAGGAGCTAAAGGAAGTTGCGAATTGGAAGCTGACGGTAGAGGCGGTGGCTGCGATCACGCGGGAAAACAACGAAGAGAAGATCCAGAAACAGTTGCGAGAGGAGATGAAACCGGCGGTTAAATTGCCCGAAGGTTACAAACTGGTTTGGAATGACGAATTCGATGGCACCAAAGTGGATGCTAGCAAATGGAACTCGGACAGGGACAATTGGAATGGACTTCCTCTTTCAAAAGATTCTGTCTATCTGGATGGAAAGGGGCATGCGAATATTGAGTTGAAGCGGGTGAACCAAACACTTTTCGGCGGATGTTTGACTTCAAAAGTTAAATGGAAATATGGTTATTTCGAAGCGAGGATGAGATCTCAACAACTTGATGGCCACTTTGTGGGCTTATCTTTGTTGAGTGAAGTCACAGATTGCATAGATATCTTCCACTACACAAAAGGCGCTGAACAACCCCTTGGTGGAATCGTCCTCAATTCGAGCCAACCTAACATGGGCAAAATTGACTATCTCCCCAAGTTAGCATCCTATGCCAAGCAAAATACCAAGCTAAAAGCCACTCAAGGACTCGGAGAAGACTACCATATTCACTCTTTACTTTGGACCGAAAAGGAATTCATCTTCTACTTGAACGGCATAGAAATTTATAGGACAGAAGCTGTAAAAATTATTAAAGAGTTAAAAGTAGAAATCCTTTTTGATGGAGTTCGATATGACCCTTCTGGTAATAGCGAGCGCAAGCCTCCCTATCTGACGTCAGTTGACTACGTGCGGGTTTTTCAGAAGCCCTGA